The DNA window GGCCCGAGCGCAGCAGGATTTCGGTGCCGTCGAGCCCGGAGCGCTTGCGGCGCCATTTTTCGTAAGGCGTCATGTCGGCCATGTCGGCGCGATAACCCTGCCTGGTGTGGATGATCCTGACGCCCGCCTTGCGGGCGGCTGATATCAGCCGGCTTACGGTCGGCAGGATCGCCCTGAGCGGCGAGGGGTCATAGCCCTTCCTGGCGAAATAGCCTGTCGTCGACAGGAAATCCTGCTGCAGGTCGATGACGATCAGCGCGGTGTTTTCGGCCACCAGTCTGCCGTCATAAGGGAAGTCGAAGGGCGTCGCCTTGATCATTTTTGGCTCCCGGTTTTCAACCGGCACTTGTTTGCTTTGACGCAATTCCGGACGGACAACCGTTTCACACTTTCCCTGGAATTGCTCCAGCGGTTTCGTATCAGCGCGACGACACCAGATGCTGGGCGTCGTGCAGCCGGCGGTAGATGCCGCCGGCATGGAGCAGTTCGCTGTGCGAGCCCTGCTCGACGACGCCCGACTCCGAGACGACGACGATGCGGTCGGCGCCACGGATCGTCGCCAGCCGGTGCGCGATGACCAGCGTGGTTCGGCCCTCGGCAAGCTCGGCCAGAGACTTCTGGATTTCGCGCTCGGTCTCAGTGTCGAGCGCCGAGGTCGCCTCGTCGAGGATCAGGATCGGCGGGTTCTTCAGGAACATGCGGGCGATCGCCAACCGCTGCTTCTGGCCGCCGGACAGTTTGACGCCGCGCTCGCCGATGATCGTGTCATAGCCGGCCGGCAGGCCTGATATCATGCCGTCGAGCTGCGCCCGCCGCGCGGCATCGGTGATCGCCTCGTCGGAGGCGCCGAGCCGGCCATAGGCGATGTTTTCGCGGATCGAGCCGCCGAACAGGAACACATCCTGCTGGACGATGCCGATCTGGCCGCGCAGCGAGGCGAGCGTCATGTCCCTGATATCCATGCCGTCGATGCTGATCCGACCGGCGCTGACCTCGTAGAAACGCGGCAGCAGCGAGCAGATGGTGGTCTTGCCGGCGCCGGACGGGCCGACGAAGGCGACGGTTTCGCCGGCGTGGATGGTGAGATCTATGTCTTTCAGCACCGGCTTGCCGTCGCCATAGCCGAAGCTTACGCCGCGATATTCGATGTCGCCCTTGAGGCTGTCCACGGTCACGGCATCAGGGCGGTCGGCGATGTCGGGTTCGGTGTCGAGCAGCTCGGTGTAGCGGCGGAAGCCGGCAATGCCTTTCGGATAGGTCTCGATCACCGAGTTGATCTTCTCGATCGGCCGCACGAAGACGCCGACCAGGAGCAGGAAGCCGACGAAGCCGCCATTGCTCAAGCCCCCTGATATGACGAGATAGCTGCCGGCGATCATGACCACGAGCTGGATCAGCCTTATGCCCATATAATTCAGCGAATTCGAGGCAGACATGATGCGGTAGGCGTCGAGCTTGGTCTGGCGGTAGCGCTGGTTGTCATGCGCGAACAACGCGCGCTCATGTTCCTCATTGGCGAAGGCCTGGACGACACGCATGCCGCCGACATTCTCCTCGATGCGGACGTTGAAATCGCCGACGCGCCGGTACAGCGCCTGCCAGTTGCGCTCCATGCGGTCGCCATAGCGCATCGTCACCCAGGCGATCAGCGGCACGATCACCGCCGTGATCAGCGCCAGATGCATGTTGACGGTGAACATCAGCACGAAGGCGCCGGCGAAGGTCATGATGGCGATGAACAGGTCCTCGGGACCATGATGGGCGATCTCGCCGATCTCCTCGAGGTCCTTGGTGACACGGCCGACGAGATGGCCGGTCTTATGGTTGTCATAGAAACGGAACGACAGTTTCTGCAGATGGTCGAAGCTCTTGCGCCGCATCTCCGTCTCGATGTTGATGCCGAGCATGTGGCCCCAATAGGTGACGACCGCCATCAGGACGGTGTTGAGCAAATAGATCACCAAGAGGCCGACCGACGCGATGATGATCAAGGTCCAGTCCTGCTGCGGCAGCAGCTGGTCGACGAAGGTGCGGACGGCCATGGGAAAGCCGAGTTCGAGCAGGCCGGCCAGCACCGCGCAGGAGAAGTCGAGCGCGAACAAGCCCTTCCAGGGCGCGTAGTAGGACAGGAAACGTCTGATCATCGAGGTGGACCGCAAGCTGTCTTGACAGGCGCAGTGAGCGCGCCGGCCGTCATCGGTGGGTGCTGCTTACAATCGGCAGCGCAGGGGCTGCAATATGCCAGGGCGGACTTCATTACCTGCCTTTCCACATCAGCGCCATGAAATAGGGACCGCCGACGAAGGCGGCGATCAGGCCGGCGGGCACCTGCCAGGGAAAGATCAGCGTTCGGCCGGCCCAGTCGGCGGCAACGAGGATCAGCCCGCCGGTCACGGCAGAGGCCAGAAGCTGCGGCGCGGCGCGGCGAAAGCCGAGCATGCGGGCGAGATGCGGCGCCATCAGGCCGACGAAGCTGAGCGGACCGATGACCAATGTCGCGGTCGCGGTCGCCAGCGCGGTGAGCGCGAGCAGAATGGCGCGAACCCACCCCAGCCGCAGGCCGAGGCCGCGCGCGACAGTTTCGCCGAGCGGCATGATGTCGAGCCAGCGCGCCGTCAGCGGCGCCAGGGCGAGGACGGCAACCGCGACCATTGCGGCGGTGAAAGCATCATTGGACGTTGCGCGGTAGGTCGAT is part of the Mesorhizobium loti genome and encodes:
- a CDS encoding ABC transporter ATP-binding protein, which translates into the protein MIRRFLSYYAPWKGLFALDFSCAVLAGLLELGFPMAVRTFVDQLLPQQDWTLIIIASVGLLVIYLLNTVLMAVVTYWGHMLGINIETEMRRKSFDHLQKLSFRFYDNHKTGHLVGRVTKDLEEIGEIAHHGPEDLFIAIMTFAGAFVLMFTVNMHLALITAVIVPLIAWVTMRYGDRMERNWQALYRRVGDFNVRIEENVGGMRVVQAFANEEHERALFAHDNQRYRQTKLDAYRIMSASNSLNYMGIRLIQLVVMIAGSYLVISGGLSNGGFVGFLLLVGVFVRPIEKINSVIETYPKGIAGFRRYTELLDTEPDIADRPDAVTVDSLKGDIEYRGVSFGYGDGKPVLKDIDLTIHAGETVAFVGPSGAGKTTICSLLPRFYEVSAGRISIDGMDIRDMTLASLRGQIGIVQQDVFLFGGSIRENIAYGRLGASDEAITDAARRAQLDGMISGLPAGYDTIIGERGVKLSGGQKQRLAIARMFLKNPPILILDEATSALDTETEREIQKSLAELAEGRTTLVIAHRLATIRGADRIVVVSESGVVEQGSHSELLHAGGIYRRLHDAQHLVSSR